The sequence CTCACGTGCCGGGGCTAAAGGTGGTTATGCCGTCAAGCCCCTACGAGGCAAAAGGGCTATTGCTAGCGGCTTTGGATGATCCGAACCCGGTAATTATTCTTGAACACAAATTGCTCTATCGGACCTCTGGCGAGGTCCCCGAGGAGCCTTACCGCTCGCCAATTGGAGTACCAAATGTCTTGGCAACCGGCAAGGACATGACCATGGTTGCCACCGGCATCATGGTCTCAAGAGCCCTTGAAGCCAGAGAGCAACTCTTAGCAGAGGGGATTGATGCCGGAGTGATTGATGTTCGGACTCTCAGCCCGCTGGATATGGCACCAATCAACGAGGCCGTGAAGCAAACAGGTCGAGTGATGCTGATTCAAGAAGCCCCAAAGCACGTTGGTTATATGGCAGAGATTGCCGCTCGGATTGCCGAGGGCCCTGCGATTTACTCGCTTTTGGAGCCGGTGATGCGAGTGTGTGGTTTGGATATTCCAATCCCCTACGCCCCGCAGCTTGAAAAAGCCGCGGTGCCGCAGCTTGATGGCATCATCGCTTCAGCCAAAGAGCTGATGAAGGGCGTCTAATGCCAAAAACCGCAATTGTGATGCCCAAGATGTCGATGACTATGACCGAGGGTGAAGTTGTTGAGTACTACGTAGTTGTCGGTCAAAAGGTTTCGATTGGCGATGTGGTGGCAATGGTCGGCACCGATAAGACCAACATGGAGGTCGAGTCGGATATCGAAGGCGAGGTGCTGGAGATATCTTCAACCCCGGGTGCTGTGATCGATGTTGGCTTACCGCTTATGGTCCTAGAGACCGAGAGCGAAGACCTCTTGGCTGATTTGTTTGGTGACTCGGCTTCAGAAGCTGCCGCCGAGCCGCAAGCCGAGGTCGTTGGTGAAGTCACAGAAGCTGCGCCTTTGGCGCCGATTGCTCAGGTGCCAGTGCAGGAGATTCTTGCGATGCCCGGGGCTAGGAAGCTTGCTCAAGAGCTCAATGTTGATTTAGGTACTGTGACCCCTAAGAGTGAGTCTGGGGTCATCAAGGTAACTGACTTGGCCGTGAAGCAGGACCCTGAGCGGGCCCTTCGGGCCAAGAAGCTCATTGCCAAGGTGTTGGAGGGTTCATTACTGATTCCGCAGTTCTCGGTCTCCAAAGAGATATCGCTCTATGGCAATTTGCCAAAGAGCTTTGACTCGAGGATCAAAGCTTTGCTTATTGCTTGGGGTAATACCCTAAAAGCCATGCCTCAGGTGAATCAGTTATGGCAAGAGGACATTGTGCTGGTCACTGAAATCAAGGCTGCAGTGCTGCTAAAGACTTCGCTTGGTTTTGTGTCTCCGGTTATTTCTTTAGCTGATACGACTTTGGATACCTGGGGTGATGAGGTTGATCGGGTTTTGAAATCCGCTTCTCACAACAAGATTCCGCTAGCTAATCTTTCGGGCGCTACAACGGCAATAACCGATTTGAGTGAATACCTAATCGACCAGGCGAATACCTTATTGCTGCCGGGTCAATCCTCGGGATTGAACATCGGCAGCCCCAGGGCAACGGATAACGGAACAAGTCTCTATGTGACAGTAGTCTTTGACCACCGAATAGCGGATCCCGGGGATGCAGCCGAGGTGTTAGCAGAGTTCGAAAGAGCGTTGAACGAGGTTTTGTAGTGGCAACCGTCAGAGACCGCTCAATGATTGTTAATGTGGCCAGGATGTATTACGAGCAGGACATGTCGCAGGATCAAATTGCTCGGGTGTTACTCACCAGTCGCTCGAACGTTTCGCGAATATTATCCGAGGCCAAGAAAAAGGGCATTGTCGAATTCAAGGTGGTTGAGCACTCCAAGCGCGATACCGATCTAGAACAACAGCTAGTCGCACGTTTCGGGCTTAGAACTGCTTATGTTGCAAAGGTGCCCGAGGGCATAGATGAGTATCAGGCGGTTGGGCAAATAGCAGCGCAGGTATTTTTGAATCACATGAAGCCCAATGCCAAGATCGCACTTTCCTGGGGTCGGTCCTTAGAGGCGATGGTTGAAGAGATAGCGGAGAATAATCGGCCCGATCTGACGATCATCCCGCTGATTGGCGGGATGATGGAAGTCCCGGCTGCAATCAATGGTGAGAATCTAGTCAGGGTTTTGGCCTCCAGGATTAAGGCTGATTTCAAGATTTTGCACTCGCCAACAATTGTGCAGAGCTCTGCGGTGAAGTCGGCTTTTATGAGTGAGCCGAGCATCAAAGGCGTAATTGAGCTTGCCAAGAATGCGGACATCGCTTTTGTGGGAATCGGCTCCAAGGGATCTACCTCTTCGCAGTACATTCTTGAGGCCGCTGGCCTTCAGGAGGCAACCCACAGGCCGTTATTTAAAAACGTGGTTGGGGATATCGCTTGCCGTTTCTACGGTGAGAATGGCGAACCGGTGGACCAGGGGTTGGAGTCTCGAACAGTTGGTCTTGAGCTTGGTGAACTTAGAAAGATAAAAAAGGTGATTGGCATTGCGGTTGGCGATGACAAGCCACCTGGTGTTTTAGGCGCACTTCGAGGTAACTTGGTTTCCACCTTGATAACCAGCAGTGAATGCGCAAGGCGTGTGCTAGAACTTGCTGGCAAGCCTTAGGAAAGTGAGATAGCCGTGGAAGTACTGATTTGGATCTTTTTGCTCATCGCAGGAATGTGGGTATTTCAGCTGTATCTCACAGTGAAGCAATCCCAGCGCTTTCAAGACAGCGTGAAAGCCATCCGAACCGAAGGCACCACCACCGCGATTGGGCTTGGCGGGTTTAGGTATAAAGGGGGTAGGGCCTTTGTCGCACTGGCCCAAAAAGACGGTGTGGTGACCGGTGTGCGGGTGCTCACGGGTCTGAGCGTGCTCTCCAATCCGAAGCCCTTCCCAAGCCTTGAGGGTCGCTTGGTAAAGGACCTACTAAACATTGAAAATATGCCGGGGGTAAAAAAGAAGATTGCGCTGGCTGCGGTCAATGCAGCGGAGACTCTGTCTCAAAAATGAAATGCACAAACGTGCGTAACTAACTCTCCACTTCA is a genomic window of Candidatus Aquiluna sp. UB-MaderosW2red containing:
- a CDS encoding alpha-ketoacid dehydrogenase subunit beta, whose protein sequence is MSSRVITYAEAIREAIGQAMEADPSVFMLGEDIGIYGGAFGVTGDLIHRFGPERIRDTPISELGIVGAAVGAALVGMKPIVEIQFSDFTAQAMDQIVNQAAKIHFMLGGELSVPMVLRAPTGSGTGAAAQHSQSLEAWFAHVPGLKVVMPSSPYEAKGLLLAALDDPNPVIILEHKLLYRTSGEVPEEPYRSPIGVPNVLATGKDMTMVATGIMVSRALEAREQLLAEGIDAGVIDVRTLSPLDMAPINEAVKQTGRVMLIQEAPKHVGYMAEIAARIAEGPAIYSLLEPVMRVCGLDIPIPYAPQLEKAAVPQLDGIIASAKELMKGV
- a CDS encoding transcriptional regulator GutM; translated protein: MEVLIWIFLLIAGMWVFQLYLTVKQSQRFQDSVKAIRTEGTTTAIGLGGFRYKGGRAFVALAQKDGVVTGVRVLTGLSVLSNPKPFPSLEGRLVKDLLNIENMPGVKKKIALAAVNAAETLSQK
- a CDS encoding sugar-binding transcriptional regulator, with protein sequence MATVRDRSMIVNVARMYYEQDMSQDQIARVLLTSRSNVSRILSEAKKKGIVEFKVVEHSKRDTDLEQQLVARFGLRTAYVAKVPEGIDEYQAVGQIAAQVFLNHMKPNAKIALSWGRSLEAMVEEIAENNRPDLTIIPLIGGMMEVPAAINGENLVRVLASRIKADFKILHSPTIVQSSAVKSAFMSEPSIKGVIELAKNADIAFVGIGSKGSTSSQYILEAAGLQEATHRPLFKNVVGDIACRFYGENGEPVDQGLESRTVGLELGELRKIKKVIGIAVGDDKPPGVLGALRGNLVSTLITSSECARRVLELAGKP
- a CDS encoding biotin/lipoyl-containing protein — encoded protein: MPKTAIVMPKMSMTMTEGEVVEYYVVVGQKVSIGDVVAMVGTDKTNMEVESDIEGEVLEISSTPGAVIDVGLPLMVLETESEDLLADLFGDSASEAAAEPQAEVVGEVTEAAPLAPIAQVPVQEILAMPGARKLAQELNVDLGTVTPKSESGVIKVTDLAVKQDPERALRAKKLIAKVLEGSLLIPQFSVSKEISLYGNLPKSFDSRIKALLIAWGNTLKAMPQVNQLWQEDIVLVTEIKAAVLLKTSLGFVSPVISLADTTLDTWGDEVDRVLKSASHNKIPLANLSGATTAITDLSEYLIDQANTLLLPGQSSGLNIGSPRATDNGTSLYVTVVFDHRIADPGDAAEVLAEFERALNEVL